One window of the Colletotrichum destructivum chromosome 4, complete sequence genome contains the following:
- a CDS encoding Putative RNA polymerase II assembly factor Rtp1 domain 2: METDTPGRDRQSKLAGDVLDAGKRAFDPATDVASREAAQREFQHLINENGSWNLLPVLNALVKPNVAPTWLRPELMKILTLIPLRPDGVRGTMEFIFSVHPSSTLKASEAATPQKRGANITQEAMAVVTRILTSPPASISPEDWFSKVAPQLIVLLDGNEGAELSIAAAQIIMFGVLGRRQFGAPGSPGWNVFVEPLLHSLNPSRKGTGVTARDGPGEHDVVDLSDKAVLTTADDLFATLRRMSSLINSTPYPAQTKRMLDPVLPQLWAISCQSRGDQKTEERYSKPARSLLHTFLKLSVSVSKLHLVIENLLYEGELMATPRWRYQTTSDGCLQISATPLGQGPQLPELDWNEIQIRSEALIRLMTASCTPEEISSFFLELLARWLQSTTSAGKTEVLLRPEDDQSGNEITQLLEIAVLQKMLEQIPDKLVSRVTQVYELACQILDPSGLRDQPDDIIAVALSLLNLVITAPNFKRSNLKAEVLQNLEASLKFLSQAGRPEVSPTAKNLQLLLRYREAIDPAEEDAFVPTNRQIEERRTYKLALEYITQADNPPPIRSEGLNLISGLVASNSTVLDVQATLVLLSSLLQDGEDFINLRVVKLFTQLANKHPKATTQELLEHYLDAKETSSTDVRLRFGEALVQVIERLGETFAGDVAKRISETLLSIAGRRGHRPKTEARQAREQRLQDMKKKQAEDAWGGDVPDLGDDLTEEEQAKNEILTQIVEGWESKRGSEDVRMRASALSVFSTGLETNIAGIGPDLVSIAVDLCINVLALEREIEKGIIRRAAILVVLGFVKALDAAKQSGRRLGFGLTDQSREDITRTLKYVAVTDNDGLVQQHARDVIESLEAWQLSSMMSLGSSAMEPGIGRLEGLTIDQDRSFSSVNTKRPRIEEIE, encoded by the exons ATGGAAACGGATACACCTGGAAGAGACCGCCAGTCAAAGCTAGCGGGTGATGTTCTTGACGCTGGAAAAAGGGCATTCGATCCTGCGACCGACGTTGCCTCAAGAGAAGCCGCTCAAAGAGAGTTCCAGCATCTCATCAACGA GAACGGATCCTGGAACTTGCTTCCTGTCTTGAATGCATTGGTCAAGCCAAATGTTGCACCGACATGGCTGCGGCCCGAGTTGATGAAGATCTTGACCCTGATTCCTCTTCGGCCTGACGGTGTTCGAGGGACCATGGAGTTCATATTCTCTGTGCATCCAAGCAGCACTCTGAAAGCATCCGAGGCAGCCACTCCCCAGAAAAGGGGCGCCAACATCACTCAGGAAGCCATGGCCGTGGTTACTCGCATCCTCACCTCACCCCCTGCGTCCATATCGCCTGAAGACTGGTTCTCCAAAGTTGCGCCCCAGCTGATCGTGCTGTTGGATGGGAACGAAGGTGCTGAGCTTAGTATAGCTGCGGCACAGATAATCATGTTTGGGGTGTTGGGGAGAAGACAGTTCGGCGCACCTG GATCCCCCGGCTGGAACGTTTTCGTCGAGCCTTTATTGCACAGTCTGAACCCTTCCCGAAAAGGCACCGGTGTTACAGCCCGCGATGGCCCAGGGGAACACGACGTTGTGGACCTGAGTGACAAGGCTGTCCTCACCACGGCGGACGACCTCTTCGCAACGCTTCGGCGCATGTCTTCGTTGATCAACTCCACACCTTACCCAGCACAAACAAAAAGAATGCTCGACCCGGTCCTTCCTCAGTTGTGGGCGATATCATGTCAGAGCAGGGGGGACCAGAAAACTGAGGAGCGCTACTCAAAACCAGCAAGGTCATTGCTGCACACCTTTCTCAAATTGAGCGTCTCGGTGTCTAAGCTACACTTGGTTATCGAGAACCTACTTTACGAAGGGGAGTTGATGGCAACGCCCCGATGGCGGTACCAGACAACTTCCGACGGTTGCCTCCAAATATCTGCCACCCCCCTCGGCCAAGGGCCTCAGTTACCAGAATTGGACTGGAACGAAATACAGATTCGCTCCGAGGCTCTCATACGACTCATGACAGCTAGCTGCACGCCAGAGGAGAtatcttccttcttcttggaacTCCTTGCCCGGTGGCTTCAGTCGACCACCTCGGCAGGAAAGACGGAGGTACTACTTCGGCCAGAAGACGACCAATCTGGCAATGAAATCACACAACTTTTGGAGATTGCAGTACTGCAGAAAATGCTGGAACAGATTCCAGACAAGTTAGTCAGCCGCGTCACGCAAGTCTATGAGCTTGCTTGTCAAATTCTAGACCCCAGCGGCCTCCGGGACCAGCCGGATGACATCATCGCGGTGGCCTTGAGCTTGCTCAACCTGGTCATCACGGCCCCGAATTTCAAAAGGTCCAACCTCAAAGCTGAGGTTTTGCAAAATCTTGAAGCGTCGCTAAAGTTTCTTAGCCAAGCAGGGCGACCAGAGGTGTCTCCAACAGCAAAGAATCTTCAGCTCCTACTTCGATATCGCGAAGCGATCGATCCtgcagaagaagatgccTTTGTGCCGACCAATAGGCAGATCGAGGAAAGGAGGACGTACAAACTTGCCTTGGAATATATTACGCAGGCAGACAATCCTCCACCTATCCGCTCGGAAGGCCTCAACCTGATTTCTGGCCTAGTGGCCTCCAACAGCACTGTTTTGGATGTGCAGGCTACCCTAGTTCTCCTTTCGTCTCTGCTTCAAGACGGCGAAGATTTCATTAATCTTCGCGTCGTGAAGCTCTTCACACAACTGGCCAACAAACATCCCAAAGCAACCACGCAAGAACTTCTCGAACACTATTTGGATGCGAAGGAGACATCATCGACGGACGTGCGCTTACGGTTTGGAGAGGCTTTAGTTCAAGTGATCGAGCGCCTCGGGGAGACATTCGCCGGCGATGTCGCAAAGCGTATCTCCGAGACGTTGTTGTCAATTGCTGGAAGGCGGGGGCACCGACCAAAAACAGAAGCCAGACAGGCTCGTGAGCAACGGCTCCAGGACATGAAGAAGAAACAGGCAGAAGATGCGTGGGGAGGAGACGTTCCTGACCTCGGTGACGACctgaccgaggaggagcaagCCAAGAATGAAATACTGACTCAAATCGTCGAAGGCTGGGAAAGCAAAAGGGGCAGCGAGGACGTCCGCATGCGAGCATCCGCCTTATCCGTTTTCTCTACTGGCCTCGAGACAAACATCGCCGGTATTGGGCCTGATCTAGTCTCAATCGCCGTGGATCTCTGCATCAATGTTCTTGCGTTGGAACGGGAAATCGAGAAGGGTATCATTCGTCGCGCAGCCATCTTGGTTGTTCTGGGATTCGTCAAGGCGCTCGATGCCGCGAAACAGTCAGGACGGAGGCTCGGTTTTGGATTGACAGATCAGAGTCGGGAGGACATCACGAGGACCCTAAAATACGTTGCCGTTACAGACAATGACGGCTTGGTGCAGCAGCATGCCCGAGATGTTATTGAAAGCTTGGAGGCCTGGCAGCTTTCATCGATGATGTCTTTGGGAAGTTCAGCCATGGAGCCAGGCATCGGCAGATTAGAGGGCTTGACCATCGACCAAGATCGGTCATTCTCGTCTGTCAACACCAAACGACCTAGGATAGAAGAGATCGAGTAA
- a CDS encoding Putative phosphatidate phosphatase APP1, catalytic domain-containing protein, producing MALLRASLLPLALLQAVLAAPADPAHPMITHAPTPVKRSPDITDDIGSYVNSVIGGLGSGVSSFVASGIPQYFQGFPTGTQVLQSLGINDGDLAAQPTQVLNIPAYGNWTDEGWNVRVHGNVFKQPNISQSKVDDLANVFLIDVDVADLPADQQAQARNVTKSIFVVQQDEQNVTMNFVNDVSVRPGASGGAINARGGAQTINMPYLTTDQGDFDAFVKLRNTTGSNGGHLLPGNATESIQTLNMYANGTKTGNATAYLVPPQGLTILSDIDDILRVTKIYIPKEGLLNSFARPFTPWMNMPEIYANWSASIPDFHFHYLTTTPEQVTRNYMEFIYKTYPLGSFDTRPLNFSDVQATLSIRRFLLDKIFQTFPQRKFILVADTTNSDVMKAYPAMYKDYPGQVQCILLRNTSATDSGNLFPYNTEGFKDIPQSNYMFFTVPDDLTNLDIAGGQCYNATIPQNVTFKTQGLPFGWGNAAGSLSPPATWAMAVGLFAMGMVASL from the exons ATGGCCTTGCTCCGCGCCTCCCTACTGCCACTGGCACTTCTGCAGGCTGTTCTGGCTGCTCCAGCCGACCCTGCCCACCCCATGATCACGCATGCGCCTACGCCCGTGAAGCGATCCCCAGATATCACTGATGACATCGGCAGCTATGTCAACAGCGTCATTGGAGGGCTCGGAAGCGGCGTATCCTCCTTCGTCGCATCCGGTATCCCCCAGTACTTTCAGGGCTTCCCGACCGGCACACAGGTACTTCAATCTCTCGGTAtcaacgacggcgaccttgCTGCACAACCCACTCAGGTCTTGAACATTCC GGCTTACGGTAACTGGACCGACGAGGGCTGGAACGTCCGCGTTCACGGTAACGTTTTCAAGCAGCCCAACATTAGCCAGTCCAAGGTCGACGACTTAGCCAATGTCTtcctcatcgacgtcgacgttgcAGATTTGCCCGCCGACCAACAAGCCCAGGCACGCAATGTGACCAAATCCATTTTCGTCGTTCAACAAGATGAGCAGAACGTTACCATGAACTTCGTCAACGATGTTTCGGTACGGCCTGGTGCAAGCGGAGGAGCCATCAATGCGCGTGGTGGAGCCCAGACAATCAACATGCCTTACTTGACCACAGATCAGGGCGACTTCGACGCGTTTGTAAAGCTGAGAAACACAACGGGGTCAAACGGGGGGCACTTGCTGCCGGGAAACGCCACGGAATCGATCCAAACCCTCAACATGTACGCGAACGGCACTAAGACGGGCAACGCGACCGCATACCTCGTGCCTCCGCAAGGCCTGACGATCTTgtccgacatcgacgacatcctgCGTGTGACGAAGATCTACATACCCAAGGAAGGTCTTCTCAACTCCTTCGCTCGTCCGTTCACGCCGTGGATGAATATGCCCGAGATTTACGCCAACTGGTCTGCATCCATCCCGGACTTCCACTTCCACTACTTGACCACCACGCCTGAACAAGTTACCCGGAATTACATGGAGTTCATCTACAAGACGTACCCCCTAGGCAGCTTCGACACACGCCCGCTTAACTTCTCTGATGTCCAGGCGACGCTGTCAATCCGAAGGTTCCTGCTCGACAAAATTTTCCAGACCTTCCCCCAGCGCAAGTTCATTCTTGTGGCTGATACCACGAACTCGGACGTCATGAAGGCATATCCCGCGATGTACAAAGACTACCCGGGCCAAGTACAGTGCATTCTGCTGCGCAACACCAGTGCTACCGACTCGGGCAATCTGTTCCCCTACAATACAGAGGGGTTCAAGGATATCCCCCAGAGCAACTACATGTTTTTCACTGTACCGGACGACCTGACCAACCTGGACATTGCCGGCGGTCAATGCTACAACGCTACCATCCCGCAGAATGTTACTTTCAAGACGCAGGGGTTGCCATTTGGATGGGGCAACGCAGCCGGGTCACTTTCGCCGCCCGCCACGTGGGCAATGGCCGTTGGTCTGTTTGCCATGGGAATGGTGGCTTCGCTGTAA
- a CDS encoding Putative AT hook, DNA-binding protein, which yields MAPPRVIADSDDSDDDFDLGDDSPMKPPTSKIPSGDHSSDSTSVATGSTDPKFFQAIYAEQQRAAANEALSNHDRSSTSDDPSSLAAPAKPQTKKDSTTTTTTTTTSSSSLPSIPDPVMGSHRAKKAEKTRVVVDLTQVITPGRSNNATPRDMWDVPSSPASDQAASVFPTSSKVRTPCSNKKRKRGDKMEATSPLATVMPSQGSTQPFDATPATRTNAGSVHETKRWRLGNPESSLPAEDDVDMVVPLDVADVPSFRDLVSGQKPISLCIEPPQTLSASQRQEYKYHSVDPSQEDQAPVPTQPFPALPATARSSGATTIAYSTPSQTRVVGRPLATFADHTALDTVPERTQETSKVALDLGATVEIPSSPDIIAAAPARRKRGRVDDKAYKTVETHQANASWDSDGTGFHCETYRPRTSRKGAGDGCWQDQTEHREETNVPAPDMGAAAQSPTGESALASPPKAKKRGRPRKSEVAAVASTVAIEAPVPPQATESDDIAKESAGVEAGAAGAATLHTKKKRGRPRKADKSAIASGRQGADEQSPAEVESSHTSKHMDAEMDETPTKGMQAREPVKRGRGKKGGQKPGSTTAGVAGTSPTTDGSQVRGEDLVLQPVTPNVDSKPGSGGPDPQSAATEQKAAANCALIGKGESKTEQVLGKADGKKSSMAPASSAGKPIYRVGLSKKSRIAPLLKSLRK from the coding sequence ATGGCGCCGCCCCGGGTCATAGCTGACTCGGatgactcggacgacgacttTGATCTGGGAGACGATAGTCCGATGAAACCTCCTACTTCCAAGATACCCAGTGGGGATCATTCCTCTGACTCCACGAGTGTCGCAACCGGTTCAACCGACCCCAAGTTCTTCCAAGCGATTTACGCGGAACAACAGCGCGCGGCTGCTAACGAGGCACTATCGAATCACGATCGATCATCCACGTCCGACGACCCCAGTTCCCTTGCAGCTCCCGCGAAGCCACAGACAAAAAAAgactcgacgacaacgacgacgacgacgacgacgtcgtcgtcgtcgctccCCTCTATTCCCGATCCTGTGATGGGCTCCCACCGTGCaaagaaggccgagaagaccAGAGTGGTCGTAGATCTTACGCAGGTTATTACACCGGGCAGGAGTAACAATGCGACGCCGAGAGATATGTGGGATGTTCCCAGCAGCCCTGCGAGCGACCAAGCGGCATCTGTTTTTCCTACTTCTTCAAAAGTCAGGACCCCCTGCAGCAACAAGAAGAGGAAACGAGGAGACAAGATGGAGGCTACTTCACCGTTGGCCACTGTAATGCCTTCTCAGGGCTCGACGCAGCCTTTTGATGCCACACCGGCCACAAGGACGAATGCTGGCTCCGTCCACGAAACCAAACGATGGAGGCTTGGGAACCCCGAATCGTCGTTACCGGCCGAAGATGACGTCGACATGGTGGTGCCCCTCGATGTTGCCGATGTGCCCTCGTTCAGAGACCTAGTATCAGGCCAGAAGCCCATCTCTCTGTGCATCGAGCCCCCCCAGACCCTGAGCGCAAGTCAACGACAGGAGTACAAGTACCACTCGGTTGACCCGTCTCAGGAGGATCAAGCCCCTGTACCGACTCAGCCATTTCCTGCCCTGCCAGCTACGGCTCGTTCGAGTGGGGCGACAACAATAGCATATTCTACGCCGAGCCAGACACGTGTGGTTGGTCGGCCACTGGCGACTTTTGCGGACCACACGGCCCTAGATACAGTTCCGGAACGGACACAAGAGACTTCCAAAGTAGCACTGGATCTAGGGGCGACCGTGGAGATTCCGTCATCCCCCGATATTATAGCTGCAGCCCCAGCTCGCCGGAAGAGGGGCAGAGTGGACGACAAAGCGTACAAAACGGTAGAAACCCATCAGGCTAATGCCAGCTGGGATTCAGACGGCACTGGATTCCATTGCGAAACATATAGGCCTCGCACCAGCCGAAAAGGGGCTGGCGATGGTTGCTGGCAGGATCAGACGGAGCACCGAGAAGAGACCAATGTTCCCGCGCCTGACATGGGCGCAGCCGCGCAGAGTCCCACCGGGGAGTCCGCGTTGGCCAGCCCgccgaaggcgaagaagaggggacGTCCGAGGAAATCAGAGGTGGCCGCGGTCGCCTccaccgtcgccatcgaggcaCCGGTCCCGCCACAAGCCACTGAATCCGATGATATCGCTAAGGAATCTGCAGGGGTGGAAGCGGGAGCTGCAGGAGCAGCTACACTGCAtaccaagaagaagcgtgGTCGACCAAGAAAGGCGGATAAGAGCGCGATAGCAAGCGGGAGGCAGGGAGCGGATGAACAGTCCCCAGCAGAGGTGGAAAGCTCCCACACTAGCAAGCACATGGACGCCGAAATGGACGAGACGCCCACGAAGGGCATGCAGGCACGCGAGCCAGTCAAACGCGGCAGGGGCAAAAAAGGCGGCCAAAAGCCAGGTTCCACGACAGCAGGTGTGGCAGGGACGTCGCCAACGACCGATGGCTCCCAAGTGAGGGGCGAGGATCTAGTGCTGCAGCCCGTGACACCCAATGTAGATTCCAAGCCCGGTTCCGGCGGACCGGATCCACAAAGCGCGGCAACAGAGCAGAAAGCGGCGGCTAATTGTGCGCTCATCGGCAAAGGCGAGAGCAAGACGGAGCAGGTGTTGGGGAAAGCTGATGGAAAGAAGAGCTCGATGGCGCCCGCGTCTTCGGCAGGAAAACCGATATACCGAGTTGGGCTCAGCAAGAAATCGAGGATCGCGCCGCTTCTGAAGTCGCTCAGAAAGTGA
- a CDS encoding Putative formyl transferase yields MRYSPCRILVKVSGFSSNFQALTVAISTSRLPNSRIISLITNRRNAHAIVGADEACIPWDYLNSISNGFLRNGKTDEYKVAESRHKYDSAWAARVLSAGKEKPELIILAGWMYAFSSAFLECIYRKGRGADNQLPPRTTTQPAQGSLMELWRSSELSKRAQGWPYNANGCHGPLGD; encoded by the exons ATGAGGT ACTCGCCATGCCGGATCCTGGTCAAGGTCTCTGGCTTCAGCTCCAACTTCCAAGCTCTCACAGTTGCTATATCTACGAGTCGGCTTCCAAATAGTCGCATCATCTCCCTCATCACGAATCGGAGAAATGCACACGCAATCGTTGGAGCGGATGAAGCTT GCATTCCTTGGGACTACCTCAACTCAATCAGTAACGGGTTTTTGCGGAATGGGAAAACAGACGAATACAAAGTGGCAGAAAGCCGTCACAAGTATGACTCTGCATGGGCCGCGAGAGTTCTATCAGCAGGAAAGGAAAAACCTGAGTTGATTATTCTCGCTGGTTGGATGTATGCCTTCTCGAGTGCTTTCCTAGAATGCATCTATCGAAAGGGCAGGGGTGCGGATAATCAACTTCCACCCCGCACTACAACACAACCTGCACAGGGGAGTTTGATGGAGCTATGGCGATCGAGTGAGCTTTCGAAGAGAGCTCAAGGCTGGCCGTATAACGCGAATGGGTGTCATGGCCCACTAGGTGATTAA
- a CDS encoding Putative serine/threonine dehydratase, pyridoxal-phosphate-binding, threonine synthase — protein MATNGTTNGETGANAAAAAAAPAPVDTTHTPSQRYLSTRGEDSGFSFEEVVLKGLATDGGLFIPEHIPQVDDWQSWKDLSFPDLAHKILSLYISPSEIPSADLKGIIDRSYSTFRAPETTPLRHLHDNLHLLELFHGPTFAFKDVALQFLGNLFEYFLVRKNEGKTGTDRHHLTVVGATSGDTGSAAIYGLRGKKDVSVFILHPKGRVSPIQEAQMTTVLDNNVHNLAVTGTFDDCQDIVKALFADPDINSTHNLGAVNSINWARILAQIVYYFHSYFSLAKSSDSFKLGDKVRFVVPTGNFGDILAGYFAFRMGLPVDKLVIATNENDILHRFWTTGKYEKQPAPPSEATGGLAQDGVKAHEDGVKETLSPAMDILVSSNFERLLWFLAYEFASSAGMDDEWNKRQAGQEVSAWLKDLKTKGGFGPVYQDVLNSARRDFESERVSDSQTVETIKGYYNKIGYVLDPHSAIGVSASERSISRAGADVPHISLSTAHPAKFAGAVDLALKEEPGFNFQEKVLPSEFVGLEEKERRVTEIANDWQKVREAVRAQVDEELKAAAES, from the exons atggccaccaACGGTACCACCAATGGCGAAACCGGCGCAaatgctgccgccgccgccgccgccccggcacCCGTCGACACCACCCATACCCCGTCGCAGCGCTATCTGAGCACTCGCGGAGAAGACAGCGGC TTCTCCTTCGAGGAGGTCGTTCTCAAGGGCCTCGCTACTGACGGCGGCCTGTTCATCCCCGAGCACATCCCCCAAGTCGACGATTGGCAGTCCTGGAAGGACCTGTCCTTCCCTGACTTGGCCCACAAGATCCTGTCTCTGTACATCTCCCCCTCTGAGATCCCCTCCGCCGACCTCAAGGGCATCATCGACCGAAGTTACTCCACCTTCAGAGCTCCCGAGACCACCCCGCTTCGTCACCTCCACGACAATCTCCACCTCCTCGAGCTATTCCACGGCCCAACCTTTGCCTTCaaggacgtcgccctgcaGTTCCTCGGCAACCTGTTTGAATACTTCCTCGTGCGCAAGAACGAGGGCAAGACTGGAACGG ACAGGCATCATTTGACCGTCGTCGGTGCCACGAGCGGCGACACCggctccgccgccatctACGGCCTGCGAGGCAAGAAGGATGtctccgtcttcatcctccacCCCAAGGGCCGCGTGAGCCCCATCCAGGAGGCCCAAATGACTACCGTCCTGGACAACAATGTCCACAACCTTGCCGTTACCGGCACCTTTGACGATTGCCAA GACATCGTCAAGGCCCTGTTCGCCGACCCCGATATCAACTCGACCCACAACCTCGGCGCGGTCAACTCCATCAACTGGGCCCGCATCCTTGCCCAGATCGTTTACTACTTCCACTCCTACTTCTCCCTCGCCAAGTCCTCTGATTCCTTCAAGCTTGGCGACAAGGTCCGCTTCGTCGTGCCAACGGGTAACTTTGGcgacatcctcgccggctACTTCGCCTTCCGCATGGGTCTCCCcgtcgacaagctcgtcatcgCGACCAACGAGAACGATATCCTGCACCGCTTCTGGACGACGGGCAAGTACGAGAAACAGCCCGCTCCTCCCTCTGAGGCCACCGGTGGCCTCGCCCAGGATGGTGTCAAGGCGCACGAGGACGGTGTCAAGGAAACACTCAGCCCGGCCATGGACATTCTCGTCTCAAGTAACTTTGAGCGTCTGCTGTGGTTCCTGGCCTACGAATTCGCCTCCAGCGCTGGCATGGACGATGAGTGGAACAAGAGGCAGGCCGGCCAGGAGGTCTCAGCTTGGCTCAAGGACCTCAAGACCAAGGGCGGCTTTGGCCCGGTCTACCAGGACGTTCTCAACTCTGCTCGTCGTGATTTCGAGAGCGAGCGCGTCAGCGACTCTCAGACCGTTGAGACCATCAAGGGTTACTACAACAAGATCGGATACGTCCTGGACCCCCACTCTGCCATTGGTGTGTCCGCCTCAGAGCGATCCATCAGCCGCGCCGGAGCCGACGTGCCGCACATCTCGCTCTCGACGGCTCACCCGGCCAAATTTGCTGGTGCGGTCGACCTGGCTCTCAAGGAAGAGCCCGGATTCAACTTCCAGGAGAAGGTCCTGCCCTCCGAGTTcgtcggcctggaggagaaggagaggagggtAACCGAGATCGCCAACGACTGGCAGAAGGTTCGTGAGGCTGTCAGGGCtcaggtcgacgaggagctcaaggctgccgccgagaGCTGA